From the Eleutherodactylus coqui strain aEleCoq1 chromosome 7, aEleCoq1.hap1, whole genome shotgun sequence genome, one window contains:
- the DLC1 gene encoding rho GTPase-activating protein 7 isoform X1, with amino-acid sequence MKLEISRNRKKSEDSDEDEPCAISGKWTFQRDSKRWSRLEEFDVFQGHKPSLGDNHQLGNAISQDSILTDLSEHQEVSSIHSTSSDSQRARVSSEAGTTRTNSVTSVCSSGNFFANDDSFGSLPSPKELSNFNFNIKANEKNSRSRTKSLLKRMESLKIKTSHSKKKSQSKPGLTISEPILQEGVDDDKLKQLNCVEITSLNGNHINAPKVRKRSISNSTQTSSSSSQSETSSAVSTPSPVTRTRSLSACHKRVGMYLEGFDPFNQSTFSDVLEQNYKNQRNFGDDAVFFIPEDHKPGTFPKALSNGNLSPTDSSCSVSWRNVSFHGHNHLSFTRENSVSSVNSCKGSFSSRRRTSCCSEGSRLSIYDNVPGTFLYSSNGDLADLEHEDIFPELDDILYHVKGMQRIVNQWTEKFYDEGDSDSALDSVSPCPSSPKQIHLDIDNDCNALSDLDSTGNSLNDCEETTVIQGRRDSGVGASLTRSNRHRFRWHSFQSSHRPSLRSASLQINCQSVTQINLLQKYSLLKLTALLEKYTPSNKHGFSWAVPKFMKRVKVPDYRDKIVFGVPLPVNVQRSGQPLPQNIQQAMRYLRSQCLDQVGLFRKSGVKSRILALREISENSSDPLMYEAQSAYDVADMLKQYFRDLPEPLLTNKLSETFLQIYQYVPKDQRLQAIKAAIMLLPDENREVLQTLLYFLSDVAAAVEENQMTPTNLAVCLAPSLFHLNTLKRENSSPRVMQRKQSLGKPDQKDLNENLAATQGLAHMIAECKKLFQIPEEMNKCRNSYMEHDLRPVCLEELVNGNAEGPCDYQSYLQEGIDNLLKEAKDKFKGWVSCSTSEQADLAYKKIADGPPLRLWKSTIEIPAQPENVLQRLLKEQHMWDEDLLDSKVIETLDEQTDIYQYVQNNMAPHPARDFVVLRSWRTNLPKGACALQTTSVEHDQAPLLGLRVNVLLSKYLIEPSGTGKSKLTYMCRADMRGHMPEWYSKVFGQLCAAEVVRIRDSFTNPQTESNIGKSR; translated from the exons ATGAAGCTGGAAATCAGTCGAAATAGAAAGAAG AGTGAAGATTCAGATGAAGATGAACCTTGTGCAATCAGTGGTAAATGGACGTTCCAGCGGGACAGTAAGAGATGGTCGAGATTGGAAGAATTTGATGTGTTTCAAGGCCATAAACCGTCATTGGGTGACAATCATCAGTTGGGAAATGCTATAAGCCAGGATAGCATCCTTACAGACCTGAGTGAGCACCAAGAAGTTTCATCAATTCATAGTACCAGCAGTGACAGTCAAAGAGCACGCGTTTCCAGTGAGGCGGGCACCACTAGAACCAACTCTGTCACCAGTGTTTGTTCATCTGGAAACTTTTTTGCAAATGATGACTCATTTGGTAGTCTTCCGTCACCTAAGGAACTTTCCAATTTTAACTTCAACATCAAAGCAAATGAAAAGAACTCAAGGTCTAGAACGAAGAGCCTTCTGAAAAGAATGGAGAGTTTAAAGATCAAAACTtctcacagcaaaaaaaaatctcagtcCAAACCAGGCCTGACAATCAGTGAACCTATCTTACAAGAAGGGGTAGATGATGATAAGCTAAAGCAGCTGAACTGTGTGGAAATAACCTCTTTGAATGGAAACCATATTAATGCCCCCAAAGTGCGCAAAAGGAGCATCTCAAACTCCACACAAACCAGCAGTAGTAGTAGTCAATCAGAAACAAGTAGTGCCGTGAGCACGCCAAGCCCAGTTACAAGAACACGTAGTTTAAGTGCTTGCCACAAGAGAGTGGGAATGTACTTAGAAGGGTTTGACCCATTCAACCAGTCAACTTTTAGTGATGTTCTTGAACAAAACTATAAGAACCAGAGGAATTTTGGTGATGATGCTGTGTTTTTCATCCCTGAGGACCACAAGCCTGGAACATTTCCAAAAGCACTTTCAAATGGTAACTTGTCCCCTACAGACAGTAGCTGTTCTGTGAGCTGGAGAAATGTGAGTTTTCATGGACATAACCATCTCAGCTTCACAAGGGAAAACAGTGTCAGCAGCGTCAACAGCTGCAAAGGTTCTTTTAGTAGTAGAAGACGTACTTCTTGTTGTTCTGAAGGAAGCCGGTTGAGCATTTATGACAATGTCCCCGGAACATTTCTGTACTCCAGTAATGGTGACTTGGCTGATCTGGAACATGAGGACATTTTCCCTGAACTGGATGACATATTGTACCATGTCAAGGGAATGCAGAGAATTGTAAATCAATGGACAGAGAAATTTTATGACGAGGGGGATTCAGATTCGGCTCTAGACTCTGTGTCTCCGTGTCCTTCCTCTCCCAAACAGATTCACTTAGATATTGATAATGACTGCAATGCCCTCAGTGACCTGGACAGCACCGGGAACTCTTTGAATGATTGTGAGGAGACAACAGTTATCCAAGGACGGAGAGACTCTGGTGTAGGCGCATCCTTGACCAGATCCAACAG GCATCGGTTCAGATGGCACAGCTTTCAAAGTTCTCATCGTCCCAGTTTACGATCTGCTTCATTGCAAATCAATTGTCAATCAGTGACTCAGATTAACCTCCTGCAGAAATATTCACTGTTAAAACTGACTGCTCTTCTGGAGAAGTACACCCCATCAAACAAACATGGATTCAGCTG GGCTGTGCCAAAGTTTATGAAGCGTGTTAAAGTTCCAGATTACAGGGACAAAATCGTATTTGGCGTTCCTTTACCTGTTAATGTCCAAAGATCTGGTCAACCGCTGCCACAGAACATACAGCAAGCTATGCGATATCTGCGCAGTCAGTGCCTGGATCAG GTGGGATTGTTCAGAAAATCGGGAGTCAAGTCCAGGATTCTGGCGTTACGGGAGATAAGTGAGAACAGTTCTGATCCCCTGATGTATGAGGCACAATCTGCTTATGATGTGGCAGATATGTTAAAACAGTATTTCAGGGACCTGCCGGAGCCACTTCTCACCAACAAGCTCTCAGAAACATTTCTTCAGATCTACCAGT ATGTTCCAAAGGACCAGCGTCTCCAAGCAATAAAAGCTGCCATTATGCTTCTGCCTGACGAAAACCGAGAGGTTCTCCAGACTCTGCTATACTTCCTGAGTGATGTAGCTGCAGCTGTGGAAGAAAATCAGATGACACCAACCAACCTGGCTGTCTGTTTAGCACCTTCATTATTCCACTTAAATACATTAAAGAGAGAAAACTCTTCCCCAAG GGTAATGCAAAGAAAGCAAAGTTTGGGAAAACCTGATCAGAAGGACCTGAATGAAAACCTTGCTGCCACCCAAGGCTTGGCACATATGATTGCTGAATGCAAAAAACTCTTCCAG ATTCCAGAAGAAATGAATAAATGTCGCAATTCTTATATGGAACACGACTTGAGGCCAGTGTGCCTGGAGGAACTGGTTAATGGAAATGCTGAAGGCCCCTGTGATTATCAGTCCTACCTTCAAGAGGGTATTGACAATCTACTCAAAGAGGCCAAGGACAAGTTTAAAGGCTGGGTCAGCTGCTCCACGTCTGAGCAGGCTGATCTCGCCTACAAAAAA ATTGCAGATGGTCCTCCACTTCGACTATGGAAAAGCACTATAGAGATCCCGGCCCAACCAGAAAATGTTCTTCAGCGTCTACTGAAAGAGCAACACATGTGGGACGAGGATCTTCTGGATTCCAAAGTTATTGAGACATTAGATGAACAGACTGATATTTATCAATATGTCCAAAATAACATGGCTCCACATCCTGCCAGAGACTTTGTTGTCTTAAG ATCTTGGAGAACTAATTTGCCGAAAGGAGCCTGTGCTCTTCAGACTACATCTGTGGAACATGATCAAGCCCCTTTACTTGGCTTGAGAGTCAATGTGCTTCTGTCCAAATACCTCATTGAGCCTTCTGGCACAGGAAAATCCAAGCTTACCTACATGTGCAGAGCAGATATGAG GGGCCACATGCCAGAATGGTACAGTAAAGTTTTCGGACAATTGTGTGCAGCTGAAGTTGTAAGGATTCGAGACTCTTTTACCAATCCACAAACTGAAAGCAATATTGGAAAGTCAAGGTGA
- the DLC1 gene encoding rho GTPase-activating protein 7 isoform X2, with product MCKEKLDIMILTQIEAKEACDWLRAAGFPQYAQLYEDLLFPIDISAVKKDHDFLDRDAIEALCRRLNTLNKCAVMKLEISRNRKKSEDSDEDEPCAISGKWTFQRDSKRWSRLEEFDVFQGHKPSLGDNHQLGNAISQDSILTDLSEHQEVSSIHSTSSDSQRARVSSEAGTTRTNSVTSVCSSGNFFANDDSFGSLPSPKELSNFNFNIKANEKNSRSRTKSLLKRMESLKIKTSHSKKKSQSKPGLTISEPILQEGVDDDKLKQLNCVEITSLNGNHINAPKVRKRSISNSTQTSSSSSQSETSSAVSTPSPVTRTRSLSACHKRVGMYLEGFDPFNQSTFSDVLEQNYKNQRNFGDDAVFFIPEDHKPGTFPKALSNGNLSPTDSSCSVSWRNVSFHGHNHLSFTRENSVSSVNSCKGSFSSRRRTSCCSEGSRLSIYDNVPGTFLYSSNGDLADLEHEDIFPELDDILYHVKGMQRIVNQWTEKFYDEGDSDSALDSVSPCPSSPKQIHLDIDNDCNALSDLDSTGNSLNDCEETTVIQGRRDSGVGASLTRSNRHRFRWHSFQSSHRPSLRSASLQINCQSVTQINLLQKYSLLKLTALLEKYTPSNKHGFSWAVPKFMKRVKVPDYRDKIVFGVPLPVNVQRSGQPLPQNIQQAMRYLRSQCLDQVGLFRKSGVKSRILALREISENSSDPLMYEAQSAYDVADMLKQYFRDLPEPLLTNKLSETFLQIYQYVPKDQRLQAIKAAIMLLPDENREVLQTLLYFLSDVAAAVEENQMTPTNLAVCLAPSLFHLNTLKRENSSPRVMQRKQSLGKPDQKDLNENLAATQGLAHMIAECKKLFQIPEEMNKCRNSYMEHDLRPVCLEELVNGNAEGPCDYQSYLQEGIDNLLKEAKDKFKGWVSCSTSEQADLAYKKIADGPPLRLWKSTIEIPAQPENVLQRLLKEQHMWDEDLLDSKVIETLDEQTDIYQYVQNNMAPHPARDFVVLRSWRTNLPKGACALQTTSVEHDQAPLLGLRVNVLLSKYLIEPSGTGKSKLTYMCRADMRGHMPEWYSKVFGQLCAAEVVRIRDSFTNPQTESNIGKSR from the exons AAATTGAGGCAAAGGAAGCATGTGATTGGTTACGGGCAGCAGGGTTTCCTCAATATGCACAATTATATGAAG ATCTACTGTTTCCCATTGACATCTCTGCTGTGAAGAAGGATCATGACTTCTTGGACAGAGATGCAATCGAAGCCTTATGCAG GAGACTGAATACTTTGAATAAATGTGCGGTGATGAAGCTGGAAATCAGTCGAAATAGAAAGAAG AGTGAAGATTCAGATGAAGATGAACCTTGTGCAATCAGTGGTAAATGGACGTTCCAGCGGGACAGTAAGAGATGGTCGAGATTGGAAGAATTTGATGTGTTTCAAGGCCATAAACCGTCATTGGGTGACAATCATCAGTTGGGAAATGCTATAAGCCAGGATAGCATCCTTACAGACCTGAGTGAGCACCAAGAAGTTTCATCAATTCATAGTACCAGCAGTGACAGTCAAAGAGCACGCGTTTCCAGTGAGGCGGGCACCACTAGAACCAACTCTGTCACCAGTGTTTGTTCATCTGGAAACTTTTTTGCAAATGATGACTCATTTGGTAGTCTTCCGTCACCTAAGGAACTTTCCAATTTTAACTTCAACATCAAAGCAAATGAAAAGAACTCAAGGTCTAGAACGAAGAGCCTTCTGAAAAGAATGGAGAGTTTAAAGATCAAAACTtctcacagcaaaaaaaaatctcagtcCAAACCAGGCCTGACAATCAGTGAACCTATCTTACAAGAAGGGGTAGATGATGATAAGCTAAAGCAGCTGAACTGTGTGGAAATAACCTCTTTGAATGGAAACCATATTAATGCCCCCAAAGTGCGCAAAAGGAGCATCTCAAACTCCACACAAACCAGCAGTAGTAGTAGTCAATCAGAAACAAGTAGTGCCGTGAGCACGCCAAGCCCAGTTACAAGAACACGTAGTTTAAGTGCTTGCCACAAGAGAGTGGGAATGTACTTAGAAGGGTTTGACCCATTCAACCAGTCAACTTTTAGTGATGTTCTTGAACAAAACTATAAGAACCAGAGGAATTTTGGTGATGATGCTGTGTTTTTCATCCCTGAGGACCACAAGCCTGGAACATTTCCAAAAGCACTTTCAAATGGTAACTTGTCCCCTACAGACAGTAGCTGTTCTGTGAGCTGGAGAAATGTGAGTTTTCATGGACATAACCATCTCAGCTTCACAAGGGAAAACAGTGTCAGCAGCGTCAACAGCTGCAAAGGTTCTTTTAGTAGTAGAAGACGTACTTCTTGTTGTTCTGAAGGAAGCCGGTTGAGCATTTATGACAATGTCCCCGGAACATTTCTGTACTCCAGTAATGGTGACTTGGCTGATCTGGAACATGAGGACATTTTCCCTGAACTGGATGACATATTGTACCATGTCAAGGGAATGCAGAGAATTGTAAATCAATGGACAGAGAAATTTTATGACGAGGGGGATTCAGATTCGGCTCTAGACTCTGTGTCTCCGTGTCCTTCCTCTCCCAAACAGATTCACTTAGATATTGATAATGACTGCAATGCCCTCAGTGACCTGGACAGCACCGGGAACTCTTTGAATGATTGTGAGGAGACAACAGTTATCCAAGGACGGAGAGACTCTGGTGTAGGCGCATCCTTGACCAGATCCAACAG GCATCGGTTCAGATGGCACAGCTTTCAAAGTTCTCATCGTCCCAGTTTACGATCTGCTTCATTGCAAATCAATTGTCAATCAGTGACTCAGATTAACCTCCTGCAGAAATATTCACTGTTAAAACTGACTGCTCTTCTGGAGAAGTACACCCCATCAAACAAACATGGATTCAGCTG GGCTGTGCCAAAGTTTATGAAGCGTGTTAAAGTTCCAGATTACAGGGACAAAATCGTATTTGGCGTTCCTTTACCTGTTAATGTCCAAAGATCTGGTCAACCGCTGCCACAGAACATACAGCAAGCTATGCGATATCTGCGCAGTCAGTGCCTGGATCAG GTGGGATTGTTCAGAAAATCGGGAGTCAAGTCCAGGATTCTGGCGTTACGGGAGATAAGTGAGAACAGTTCTGATCCCCTGATGTATGAGGCACAATCTGCTTATGATGTGGCAGATATGTTAAAACAGTATTTCAGGGACCTGCCGGAGCCACTTCTCACCAACAAGCTCTCAGAAACATTTCTTCAGATCTACCAGT ATGTTCCAAAGGACCAGCGTCTCCAAGCAATAAAAGCTGCCATTATGCTTCTGCCTGACGAAAACCGAGAGGTTCTCCAGACTCTGCTATACTTCCTGAGTGATGTAGCTGCAGCTGTGGAAGAAAATCAGATGACACCAACCAACCTGGCTGTCTGTTTAGCACCTTCATTATTCCACTTAAATACATTAAAGAGAGAAAACTCTTCCCCAAG GGTAATGCAAAGAAAGCAAAGTTTGGGAAAACCTGATCAGAAGGACCTGAATGAAAACCTTGCTGCCACCCAAGGCTTGGCACATATGATTGCTGAATGCAAAAAACTCTTCCAG ATTCCAGAAGAAATGAATAAATGTCGCAATTCTTATATGGAACACGACTTGAGGCCAGTGTGCCTGGAGGAACTGGTTAATGGAAATGCTGAAGGCCCCTGTGATTATCAGTCCTACCTTCAAGAGGGTATTGACAATCTACTCAAAGAGGCCAAGGACAAGTTTAAAGGCTGGGTCAGCTGCTCCACGTCTGAGCAGGCTGATCTCGCCTACAAAAAA ATTGCAGATGGTCCTCCACTTCGACTATGGAAAAGCACTATAGAGATCCCGGCCCAACCAGAAAATGTTCTTCAGCGTCTACTGAAAGAGCAACACATGTGGGACGAGGATCTTCTGGATTCCAAAGTTATTGAGACATTAGATGAACAGACTGATATTTATCAATATGTCCAAAATAACATGGCTCCACATCCTGCCAGAGACTTTGTTGTCTTAAG ATCTTGGAGAACTAATTTGCCGAAAGGAGCCTGTGCTCTTCAGACTACATCTGTGGAACATGATCAAGCCCCTTTACTTGGCTTGAGAGTCAATGTGCTTCTGTCCAAATACCTCATTGAGCCTTCTGGCACAGGAAAATCCAAGCTTACCTACATGTGCAGAGCAGATATGAG GGGCCACATGCCAGAATGGTACAGTAAAGTTTTCGGACAATTGTGTGCAGCTGAAGTTGTAAGGATTCGAGACTCTTTTACCAATCCACAAACTGAAAGCAATATTGGAAAGTCAAGGTGA